A window from Lactiplantibacillus pentosus encodes these proteins:
- a CDS encoding Cof-type HAD-IIB family hydrolase, with protein MERKLIALDLDGTTLNAESKLNSATIHTMQRLQAAGHVVSIITGRSYQGSQSIYDELHLTSPMINFNGSLGHLPHQEWPLEYQFTINKAIVLALVKYREHLGINEIIAENKTSTMTAGQDLIAGQFFPEIADSPRLTPTTLTRNPNSLVLLVQLDRRDAIIDWITDRFGDQVDVGVWGGPNAILEITSKGVHKAKGVAYLADHLQIARRNIIAFGDEHNDLEMLQYAGLGVAMANGTDKIKATADDITAYDNDQNGVARYLNNYFELAE; from the coding sequence ATGGAAAGAAAACTAATTGCGTTAGACTTAGATGGCACCACACTCAATGCTGAATCCAAACTCAATTCAGCGACGATCCACACTATGCAGCGCTTGCAAGCAGCGGGCCACGTTGTCAGTATCATCACTGGTCGCTCATATCAAGGCTCTCAGTCGATTTACGATGAGCTCCATCTCACGAGCCCAATGATTAATTTCAATGGCTCCCTTGGCCACCTACCTCACCAAGAATGGCCGTTAGAATATCAGTTCACCATTAATAAAGCCATCGTGCTCGCATTGGTCAAATATCGTGAACACTTGGGCATCAATGAAATTATTGCTGAAAATAAAACCAGTACGATGACAGCCGGGCAAGACTTGATTGCCGGGCAATTCTTCCCAGAAATTGCGGATAGTCCCCGTTTGACACCCACCACACTGACCCGCAATCCAAATTCCTTGGTGCTATTGGTCCAACTCGACCGGCGTGATGCAATTATTGACTGGATCACTGACCGGTTTGGTGACCAAGTCGATGTCGGTGTTTGGGGTGGCCCGAATGCGATTTTAGAAATCACCTCCAAGGGTGTTCATAAAGCCAAAGGGGTCGCCTACTTAGCAGACCACTTACAAATCGCCCGGCGCAATATTATTGCCTTTGGTGATGAGCACAACGACTTAGAAATGCTCCAATACGCAGGTCTGGGGGTTGCGATGGCCAACGGGACGGACAAAATCAAGGCGACCGCGGATGATATCACAGCGTATGACAACGACCAAAATGGCGTCGCTCGGTATCTGAACAACTACTTTGAACTGGCCGAATAA